A single window of Hymenobacter sp. APR13 DNA harbors:
- a CDS encoding TonB family protein, whose product MHSAVRTLAFIALCGPVSAVAQTASPTRSGTEQVTNKVYTYVEQMPEFPGGQPALFRTLGQTIVYPAEALQQGLEGKVFVSFVVAASGQVQDVKVSKSVHPLLDAEALRAVQALPAFVPGKQNGRPVAVAYTLPIAFRLPAEAAPAASAPVEPLLTGPRPAAKEGRSPRPQGGQEALAEYLKTVAYPEEARQAQASGLIVVDVTVGADGKVSKVGTDNGIGLQNGQATRLMPALRFAAISLLNDAPTWVPGQLKGKNVSSNIHIPLQFDAASGAVSIVPGLRLFPDEGPVVPGGPEALLRTMSQRLQYPMEALRNQRQGKVVLFLQVSEEGRLEQPLVVGPVLPELDAEALRVATLLPPVFPALEQGKPVRSYYLLPVVFEIRE is encoded by the coding sequence ATGCATTCCGCAGTCCGTACCCTTGCTTTTATAGCCCTGTGCGGCCCGGTTTCGGCCGTGGCGCAAACCGCCTCCCCTACCCGCTCCGGTACTGAGCAGGTTACCAACAAAGTCTACACTTACGTGGAGCAGATGCCCGAATTTCCGGGCGGCCAGCCCGCCCTGTTCCGGACGCTGGGCCAGACGATAGTGTATCCGGCGGAGGCGCTGCAGCAGGGGCTGGAGGGCAAGGTCTTTGTGTCGTTTGTGGTGGCCGCGTCGGGGCAGGTGCAGGACGTGAAGGTGAGCAAGAGCGTGCACCCGCTGCTCGATGCCGAGGCGCTGCGGGCCGTGCAGGCCCTGCCGGCTTTTGTGCCGGGCAAGCAAAACGGCCGCCCGGTGGCAGTAGCCTACACACTGCCCATTGCGTTCAGGCTCCCGGCAGAGGCTGCGCCGGCAGCATCAGCCCCGGTGGAGCCTCTGCTCACGGGCCCGCGTCCGGCGGCTAAGGAAGGCCGTAGCCCGCGCCCGCAGGGCGGGCAGGAGGCGTTGGCCGAGTACCTGAAAACCGTTGCGTATCCCGAAGAAGCCCGGCAGGCTCAAGCCTCCGGGCTCATCGTGGTGGATGTAACCGTAGGTGCCGACGGTAAGGTGAGCAAAGTGGGCACCGACAACGGCATCGGCCTGCAGAACGGGCAGGCTACCCGCCTGATGCCCGCCCTGCGCTTCGCCGCCATCAGCCTGCTCAACGACGCTCCCACCTGGGTGCCGGGGCAGCTGAAGGGCAAAAACGTGTCCAGCAACATCCATATTCCGCTACAGTTTGATGCCGCCAGTGGCGCCGTGTCCATCGTGCCCGGGCTGCGGCTGTTTCCCGACGAAGGCCCTGTGGTACCGGGCGGGCCCGAAGCCCTGCTCAGAACCATGTCGCAGAGGCTGCAGTACCCCATGGAAGCCCTCCGCAACCAGCGGCAGGGCAAAGTGGTGCTGTTTCTGCAAGTCAGCGAAGAAGGCCGCCTGGAACAGCCGCTGGTGGTCGGGCCAGTGTTGCCGGAGCTTGATGCCGAAGCCTTGCGCGTAGCAACTCTGCTGCCACCTGTGTTTCCAGCGCTGGAGCAAGGCAAGCCGGTACGCAGCTACTATCTGCTACCGGTGGTATTCGAGATTCGGGAGTGA
- a CDS encoding isocitrate dehydrogenase (NADP(+)), which yields MTKIKVANPVVELDGDEMTRIIWKFIKDKLITPYLELDIKYYDLGIEYRDQTNDQVTIDAANAIKQYGVGIKCATITPDEERVKEFNLKQMWKSPNGTIRNILDGTVFREPIVMSNVPRLVPNWTAPICIGRHAFGDQYRATDFVTKGKGKLTVTFQPEDGGEAQSFEVYNFKGDGVALAMYNTDESIRGFAHACFNQALSKGWPLYLSTKNTILKKYDGRFKDIFQEIYEQDYLAKFQAAGITYEHRLIDDMVASALKWNGNFVWACKNYDGDVQSDTVAQGFGSLGLMTSVLVTPDGGTMEAEAAHGTVTRHYRDHQKGKPTSTNPIASIFAWTRGLEFRGKLDNNQELIDFCHALEAVCIETVESGKMTKDLAVCIHGNKVEHGKDYLYTEEFLAALDENLKKKLAK from the coding sequence ATGACCAAAATCAAAGTAGCAAACCCGGTAGTAGAGCTGGATGGCGACGAAATGACGCGCATCATCTGGAAGTTCATCAAGGACAAGCTGATTACGCCTTATCTGGAGCTCGACATCAAGTACTACGACCTGGGCATTGAGTACCGCGACCAGACCAACGACCAGGTAACCATCGACGCCGCCAACGCCATCAAGCAGTACGGCGTGGGCATCAAGTGCGCCACCATCACCCCCGACGAGGAGCGCGTGAAGGAGTTCAACCTGAAGCAGATGTGGAAGTCGCCGAACGGCACCATCCGCAACATCCTCGACGGCACCGTGTTCCGCGAACCGATTGTGATGAGCAACGTGCCCCGTCTCGTGCCCAACTGGACGGCCCCGATCTGCATCGGCCGCCACGCCTTCGGCGACCAGTACCGCGCTACCGACTTCGTAACCAAAGGCAAAGGCAAGCTGACCGTGACCTTCCAGCCCGAGGACGGCGGCGAGGCGCAGTCGTTTGAGGTGTACAACTTCAAAGGCGACGGCGTGGCTTTGGCCATGTACAACACCGACGAGAGCATCCGCGGCTTCGCCCACGCCTGCTTCAACCAGGCCCTGAGCAAGGGCTGGCCGCTGTATCTGAGCACCAAGAACACCATCCTGAAAAAGTACGATGGCCGCTTCAAGGACATCTTCCAGGAGATTTATGAGCAGGACTACCTGGCCAAATTCCAGGCTGCCGGCATCACCTACGAGCACCGTCTGATCGACGACATGGTGGCCTCGGCCCTGAAATGGAACGGCAACTTCGTGTGGGCCTGCAAAAACTACGACGGCGACGTGCAGTCCGACACCGTGGCCCAGGGCTTCGGCTCGCTCGGCCTGATGACCTCCGTGCTGGTGACGCCCGACGGAGGCACGATGGAAGCCGAAGCTGCCCACGGCACCGTAACGCGCCACTACCGCGACCATCAGAAAGGCAAGCCCACCTCCACCAACCCCATCGCCAGCATCTTCGCCTGGACGCGCGGCCTGGAGTTCCGCGGCAAGCTGGACAACAACCAGGAGTTGATTGACTTCTGCCACGCGCTGGAAGCCGTGTGCATCGAAACCGTGGAAAGCGGCAAGATGACCAAGGACCTGGCCGTCTGCATCCACGGCAACAAAGTGGAGCACGGCAAAGACTACCTCTACACCGAGGAGTTCCTGGCTGCGCTGGACGAGAACCTGAAGAAGAAGCTGGCCAAGTAG
- a CDS encoding alpha/beta fold hydrolase, whose translation MTSHPTILFLHGFGESREVWTEFTREFPDDYRLLTLNLPGHGTNVHDIRDYSMEAQARYVAEQLRQKSVDRALLVCHSMGGYVALAFAERYPEMVAGLVLFHSTALPDTDEKKANRDKNMDFVRRHGVEKFMESFIRPLFAPANRERLLEQREFLEDIGRATPEATVLGALEAMKNRPDRTQVLKNAKFPVLFIAGKDDVAVPTDSLLPQLVLPDQSHALLLSDVGHLGFFEEPDLTRRAVLDFAGGVFS comes from the coding sequence ATGACTTCTCACCCCACTATTCTGTTCCTGCACGGCTTTGGCGAGTCGCGCGAGGTATGGACCGAATTCACCCGCGAATTCCCCGACGACTACCGCCTGCTGACCCTGAACCTGCCCGGCCACGGCACCAACGTGCATGATATCCGCGACTACAGCATGGAGGCGCAGGCCCGCTACGTGGCCGAGCAGCTGCGCCAGAAAAGCGTCGACCGCGCCCTGCTGGTGTGCCACAGCATGGGCGGCTACGTGGCCCTGGCCTTTGCCGAGCGCTACCCCGAAATGGTGGCCGGCCTCGTGCTGTTCCACAGCACCGCCCTGCCCGATACCGACGAGAAAAAGGCGAACCGCGACAAAAACATGGACTTTGTGCGCCGCCACGGCGTCGAGAAGTTCATGGAGTCGTTTATCCGGCCGCTGTTTGCGCCCGCCAACCGCGAGCGGCTGCTGGAGCAGCGCGAGTTTCTGGAAGACATCGGCCGGGCCACGCCCGAAGCCACGGTGCTGGGCGCCCTGGAAGCCATGAAAAACCGCCCCGACCGCACGCAGGTACTGAAAAACGCAAAGTTTCCGGTGCTCTTCATTGCCGGCAAAGACGACGTGGCGGTGCCCACCGACAGCCTGCTGCCCCAGCTGGTGCTGCCGGACCAGAGCCACGCCCTGCTGCTGAGCGACGTTGGGCACCTTGGCTTCTTCGAGGAGCCCGACCTCACGCGCCGCGCCGTGCTGGACTTTGCGGGCGGCGTGTTCAGCTAA